A genomic segment from Desulfurobacterium pacificum encodes:
- a CDS encoding urea transporter, protein MSDYRRFLLPVVRSYSAVFFNSSLAGGVVLLLLTFFTNLNLGIGGLVSVFSSYIFARLIGFKKEFLRLDYYIYNPLLVGLSLGYLFKVNLLSIFFFSVAGIVTFLLTYVMSSVLSYYFRLPVLSVPFVLVSSLFYLASVKFSNLFVGSLYYHDNFSLLRVPLWLKGYLQSLGAVFFMPEVIAGLVISIVLFSVSRILFFLSVLGYFSGVFVEALLKGSYYQAFSDTSAFNFILVSMAVGGVFLIPSLRSYKFALLSSVISVPVVEGIKVFWESYGIPVFALPFNLVTHILLYVLMSVSFYYVTKVYKGTPERTLDYFLTSQKRFPFTGREIALPFSGKWTVWQSFDDEWTHKGAWKYAVDFVVTDEDGNTFKGDGYSLTDYYAFGKPVLSPIDGQVVFVVNDVPDNPPGSADRERNWGNYVVIYDKRGFYVLIAHFKQGSIKVKVGDFVAKGTFLGLCGNSGYSPQPHIHVHVQLLPEAGVPTVPFKFSSYVSKEFFYDVGIPKKGEVVEPVYPDKGLQNRLNFLIDQEFSYEVIMGERVEELNIKVKMAPDGTFYFTDGSAKLYFGVSNSTFYFYHIEGNVNSPLKYFLFCASKVPLTFRENLKWRDYLPLISISSTLKRSILLFISSFSHSLFEIGANLRFVSSDNKLKIVSQIEGLGKRKSACAVVSDTLGFDELNFGDKIIIRRKKDEKTST, encoded by the coding sequence ATGAGTGATTATAGAAGATTTCTCCTTCCGGTAGTGAGAAGCTATTCGGCAGTGTTTTTTAATTCAAGTTTGGCGGGAGGAGTCGTCCTCCTCCTTCTTACTTTTTTTACAAACCTTAATTTAGGTATTGGCGGTCTTGTATCTGTTTTTTCTTCTTACATTTTTGCGAGATTAATCGGTTTTAAAAAGGAGTTTTTACGGCTTGATTACTATATCTATAATCCGCTGCTTGTAGGTTTGTCTTTAGGTTATCTTTTTAAAGTAAATCTGTTGAGTATTTTCTTCTTTTCAGTTGCGGGTATTGTAACGTTTCTCTTAACTTACGTTATGTCCTCAGTTCTTTCTTACTACTTTAGATTACCTGTTCTCAGCGTTCCTTTCGTTTTGGTAAGTTCTCTGTTCTATTTGGCTTCAGTGAAGTTTTCCAACCTCTTTGTAGGTTCTCTTTATTACCACGATAACTTCTCTCTGCTGAGAGTTCCGTTGTGGCTGAAAGGGTATTTGCAGTCTCTTGGGGCAGTTTTCTTTATGCCGGAGGTTATTGCAGGTTTAGTGATTTCAATAGTTTTGTTCTCTGTTTCACGTATTCTGTTTTTTCTGTCTGTTTTAGGGTACTTTTCGGGCGTTTTTGTTGAGGCTTTATTGAAGGGTTCGTACTATCAGGCTTTTTCAGATACTTCCGCTTTCAATTTTATTTTGGTTTCTATGGCTGTTGGTGGAGTTTTTCTTATTCCTTCTTTGAGAAGTTACAAGTTTGCTTTACTTTCTTCTGTTATTTCTGTTCCTGTTGTTGAAGGAATAAAGGTTTTTTGGGAAAGTTACGGAATACCTGTTTTTGCTTTACCTTTTAATTTGGTAACCCATATACTTCTATACGTTCTTATGTCAGTTAGCTTCTACTACGTTACAAAAGTTTATAAAGGAACACCTGAAAGAACTCTTGATTACTTTTTAACTTCTCAAAAGAGGTTTCCTTTTACGGGACGAGAAATTGCTTTGCCGTTCTCTGGTAAGTGGACTGTTTGGCAGTCTTTTGACGATGAATGGACTCATAAAGGAGCCTGGAAATATGCGGTAGATTTCGTTGTAACCGATGAGGACGGTAACACTTTTAAAGGAGATGGTTATAGCTTAACCGATTATTATGCTTTTGGGAAACCTGTCCTTTCGCCTATTGATGGGCAGGTAGTTTTTGTGGTAAACGATGTACCGGATAATCCTCCCGGTTCTGCAGATAGGGAAAGAAACTGGGGTAACTACGTTGTTATTTACGATAAGAGAGGCTTCTACGTTTTAATTGCCCATTTCAAACAGGGGTCTATAAAGGTAAAGGTTGGTGATTTTGTTGCAAAAGGAACATTTTTAGGGCTTTGTGGTAACTCTGGTTACTCTCCTCAACCTCATATTCACGTTCACGTTCAGCTTCTTCCGGAAGCAGGCGTTCCTACTGTTCCTTTCAAGTTTTCTTCTTACGTTTCAAAAGAGTTTTTCTACGATGTAGGTATTCCCAAAAAAGGAGAAGTAGTAGAACCTGTGTATCCTGATAAAGGACTGCAGAATAGGTTGAACTTCTTGATAGACCAGGAGTTTTCTTATGAAGTAATAATGGGGGAAAGAGTAGAAGAACTTAATATAAAAGTTAAAATGGCTCCTGATGGGACGTTTTACTTTACAGACGGAAGTGCGAAACTCTACTTTGGTGTATCCAATTCAACCTTTTATTTTTATCATATAGAGGGTAATGTGAACTCACCTTTGAAATATTTTCTATTTTGTGCTTCAAAAGTTCCTCTTACGTTTAGAGAAAACCTAAAGTGGAGGGATTATTTACCTTTAATTTCCATAAGTTCTACTTTGAAACGTTCTATACTACTGTTTATTTCCTCTTTTTCACATTCTCTGTTTGAGATAGGTGCTAATTTGAGATTCGTTTCATCCGATAATAAATTAAAGATAGTTTCACAAATAGAAGGATTGGGAAAAAGAAAAAGTGCTTGCGCAGTCGTATCTGATACCTTAGGTTTTGATGAGCTCAATTTCGGCGATAAAATAATTATTAGGAGGAAGAAGGATGAGAAAACTTCTACTTAG
- a CDS encoding alanine racemase, whose product MKKAYEKPVIFKLKTGFMNKFGGGAYFRKVRGDIDGVPVEELVEKFGSPLFVFSEKKLRNKFREIKNAFTLRYPNVEFSWSYKTNYLDAICCILHQEGETAEVVSEFEYEKARRLGIPGSKIIFNGPYKPLDALRIAVSEGARINVDHFEEISDLEQVADELGKKIKVGIRLNMDTGIQPQWSRFGFNLENGQAWDAVKRIASGGKLELNGLHCHIGTFILDPKAYETEVKKMVEFAYRVEDEFGFKIEYLDIGGGFPSKNRLRGVYLPPDVAVPSIEEFADRVCTALLQSLRPGDYPKLILESGRAIVDEAGYLITTVHAAKRMPDGRRAYVLDAGVNVLFTAFWYHFNVEIDRDVQGPTEPCVLYGPLCMNIDVVDDMVYLPPLPRGTRLILSPVGAYNVTQWMQFIRYRPAVVLIGENGNVELIREAENLEDIVRRERLPERLKLQ is encoded by the coding sequence ATGAAAAAGGCTTACGAAAAACCAGTAATTTTCAAACTTAAAACAGGGTTCATGAACAAGTTCGGAGGTGGAGCTTACTTTAGGAAGGTAAGAGGGGACATTGATGGCGTTCCTGTTGAAGAATTAGTTGAAAAATTTGGTTCTCCTCTATTTGTTTTTTCTGAAAAGAAGCTTAGAAATAAGTTTAGGGAGATAAAAAACGCTTTTACTCTCAGGTATCCGAACGTTGAATTTAGTTGGTCTTATAAAACTAACTATCTTGATGCCATCTGTTGCATTCTCCATCAGGAAGGTGAAACTGCAGAAGTGGTTTCTGAATTTGAGTATGAAAAAGCGAGGAGACTTGGTATTCCGGGAAGCAAAATAATCTTTAACGGTCCTTACAAACCTTTAGATGCTTTAAGAATTGCCGTTTCTGAAGGGGCGAGAATTAACGTTGACCATTTTGAAGAGATTTCTGACCTTGAACAAGTTGCAGATGAATTAGGAAAGAAAATAAAAGTAGGGATTCGTCTTAACATGGATACAGGAATTCAGCCTCAGTGGAGCAGGTTCGGTTTTAATCTTGAGAATGGGCAGGCATGGGATGCTGTTAAGAGGATAGCTTCTGGCGGCAAGTTAGAACTTAACGGACTTCACTGCCATATAGGAACGTTTATTCTTGACCCCAAGGCTTACGAAACAGAAGTTAAGAAAATGGTTGAATTTGCCTATAGAGTAGAGGATGAGTTTGGATTCAAGATTGAATATTTAGACATTGGGGGAGGATTTCCTTCAAAAAACAGATTGAGAGGTGTTTATCTGCCGCCTGATGTTGCGGTACCTTCTATTGAAGAATTTGCGGATAGAGTATGTACCGCTTTACTACAGAGTTTAAGACCTGGCGATTATCCCAAACTTATCCTTGAAAGCGGTAGAGCCATAGTAGATGAAGCAGGCTATTTGATAACTACCGTTCACGCTGCCAAGAGGATGCCTGATGGACGCAGAGCTTACGTTTTGGACGCTGGTGTAAACGTTCTCTTTACTGCTTTCTGGTACCACTTTAACGTAGAGATTGATAGAGACGTGCAAGGTCCTACTGAACCCTGTGTCTTGTACGGTCCTTTGTGTATGAACATAGACGTTGTTGACGATATGGTTTACCTACCACCTTTACCGAGAGGAACGAGATTGATACTTTCACCAGTAGGAGCTTACAACGTTACCCAGTGGATGCAGTTTATAAGGTATCGTCCAGCTGTTGTTTTGATAGGAGAAAATGGCAACGTTGAACTTATAAGAGAAGCTGAAAACCTTGAAGATATCGTTAGAAGAGAGAGATTGCCAGAGAGGTTGAAGTTGCAATGA
- a CDS encoding ATP-grasp domain-containing protein, whose amino-acid sequence MYRVGVSGINAVDNPGPGIGIAKSVKESGLEVKVIGFAYDAMEPGIYMDWLIDKSYIMPYPSEGEEIFIERLLYIKSKSGLDAVIPALDAELPLFIKNAQKLSSFGIATFLPTEEQFRLRSKDKLTEVAEKIEVKVPKTLVVTSYEDFVKAVEEVGFPVMVKGIFYKAYKAFNISQATSYFNSIASEWGYPIIVQEVVSGEEMNVVGVGDGEGGDFGLVAIKKLWITSLGKIWTGVTLKNEKLTAAAKRFVEAFKWRGAFEFECIVNGDDIYLIEINPRFPAWVYFATGVGVNLPGRLLKASLGIEPERDSDYEAGKLYVRFTDDFVTDMEKFQKIVTRGEV is encoded by the coding sequence ATGTATAGGGTAGGAGTTTCCGGAATAAACGCTGTTGACAACCCAGGTCCTGGTATAGGAATAGCTAAGAGCGTTAAAGAGAGCGGTTTAGAAGTAAAAGTTATCGGTTTTGCTTACGATGCTATGGAACCGGGAATATATATGGATTGGCTGATAGACAAAAGTTACATAATGCCTTATCCATCTGAAGGCGAAGAGATTTTTATTGAAAGACTTCTTTACATTAAGTCAAAAAGCGGTCTTGATGCAGTTATTCCTGCCCTTGATGCTGAATTGCCGCTTTTCATAAAGAACGCTCAGAAACTTTCTTCTTTTGGTATTGCTACGTTTCTTCCTACTGAAGAGCAGTTTAGGTTGAGAAGTAAGGATAAGTTAACTGAAGTTGCTGAAAAAATAGAAGTTAAGGTTCCTAAAACATTAGTTGTAACTTCTTACGAGGATTTCGTTAAAGCTGTTGAAGAGGTTGGTTTTCCTGTGATGGTGAAGGGGATTTTTTACAAGGCTTACAAGGCGTTCAATATCTCTCAGGCTACCTCTTACTTTAACTCCATAGCTTCTGAGTGGGGATATCCAATAATCGTTCAGGAAGTTGTTTCCGGTGAAGAGATGAACGTTGTTGGCGTGGGTGATGGCGAAGGTGGTGATTTCGGACTTGTTGCCATAAAGAAGCTCTGGATAACGTCACTTGGAAAGATATGGACGGGCGTTACTCTAAAAAATGAAAAACTTACAGCTGCCGCTAAGCGCTTTGTGGAAGCCTTTAAGTGGAGAGGTGCTTTTGAATTTGAATGTATAGTGAACGGTGATGATATATACCTGATAGAGATAAACCCAAGGTTTCCTGCCTGGGTGTATTTCGCCACTGGTGTTGGTGTAAACCTGCCTGGAAGGCTTCTTAAAGCTTCTTTAGGTATTGAGCCTGAAAGAGATTCCGATTACGAGGCAGGTAAGTTATACGTTCGCTTTACAGATGACTTTGTAACCGATATGGAAAAGTTCCAAAAGATAGTTACAAGAGGGGAGGTGTAA
- a CDS encoding HPr-rel-A system PqqD family peptide chaperone: MNKLNRLAINDEGFIFDPETGNSYTVNEVGLFILKQLKEGKGESEILDALVENYEVEREEAEKDLIDFLEQLRLMGILEAKNV; the protein is encoded by the coding sequence ATGAACAAACTGAACAGGTTAGCTATTAACGATGAAGGTTTTATCTTTGACCCGGAAACGGGAAATAGCTATACGGTAAACGAAGTGGGGCTCTTCATTTTAAAACAGCTAAAAGAAGGAAAGGGTGAATCGGAAATTCTTGATGCTTTGGTTGAAAACTACGAGGTAGAAAGAGAAGAAGCAGAGAAAGATTTGATTGATTTCTTGGAGCAGCTCAGGTTGATGGGAATTTTGGAGGCAAAAAATGTATAG
- a CDS encoding DUF4405 domain-containing protein — protein MKTRKFVSLFLLYCLVVMIVSGIVLYIMPHGRVAYWTGWRFLGLDKDQWDAVHTIFGFLMVIFGVWHVILNWKNIVKYIEKSGGIFLSATILALVCLIGTILNVPPFSSFMSLGEKIKNSWKKPAVMPPAPHAELFTLERVSSTLGISPSKAVAILQSKGLKVESPKETLKQIAVENGVTPAYVYSILKRAVSFKENRRSAVFVPGSGMGRKTLREICREMGIPVNRCVIVLKQNGLKNVSPDTTLRDIAFGNGMYPYQVFQILQEVKR, from the coding sequence ATGAAGACAAGGAAATTTGTCAGCCTGTTTCTCCTTTACTGCCTTGTAGTAATGATTGTTTCTGGAATTGTTCTCTACATTATGCCACATGGGAGAGTTGCTTATTGGACAGGCTGGAGATTTCTTGGACTTGACAAAGACCAATGGGATGCCGTACACACGATTTTTGGATTTTTAATGGTGATTTTTGGAGTATGGCACGTTATTTTAAACTGGAAGAATATAGTGAAGTATATAGAGAAGAGTGGGGGGATTTTCCTCTCAGCAACGATTTTAGCTCTTGTCTGTTTGATAGGAACTATTCTTAACGTTCCTCCATTTAGTTCATTTATGAGTTTAGGAGAGAAAATTAAAAATTCGTGGAAGAAACCAGCCGTTATGCCTCCGGCTCCTCACGCTGAGCTTTTTACCCTTGAAAGAGTCAGTTCTACTTTAGGAATTTCCCCTTCAAAAGCTGTTGCTATTCTTCAATCTAAAGGCTTAAAAGTAGAGTCTCCTAAAGAAACTTTGAAGCAGATAGCTGTAGAGAACGGAGTTACGCCAGCTTACGTTTATTCCATTCTTAAAAGAGCTGTTTCTTTTAAAGAAAATAGAAGAAGTGCCGTTTTTGTTCCAGGTTCTGGTATGGGGAGAAAAACGCTAAGAGAGATATGTAGAGAAATGGGAATTCCAGTGAACAGATGTGTGATTGTTTTAAAGCAGAATGGTTTGAAAAACGTTTCTCCCGATACCACTTTGAGGGATATCGCTTTTGGAAATGGAATGTATCCCTATCAGGTCTTTCAGATTTTACAGGAGGTGAAAAGATGA
- a CDS encoding DUF2202 domain-containing protein, with protein sequence MRKLIAITMTLVALGGISASQAANVKENAPPALTYLKNLPKQPLSPQEIKDLIHMREEEKLARDVYLTLSKYYPLPVFKNIAKSENWHTKMIAFLLKRYNIKDPVKEVGDKVGVFKSKKMRELYVQLVNQGKKSLIDALKVGATIEDLDIKDLEDAISRTDNKDIKFVYQNLMKGSRNHMRAFVGILRRFGLDYTPKYISKAEFDRIMSTKHETGVYTTSGYSLINSAEISGTVVGVKQVPGYGRRGVTWWAVDVKTDKGVVEVRLAPTWFYRSLGVKEGDKVTFTGFQPPFWIMKGLNGYMACTLKDENTGVSYDFSWRRWCKKVSTSSTTKKRFSAVSRKTTVIKGIVAKVEQRKGLRRPINWWVVEVITPTNERYTVYLSPVWRLANPDVKVGDDVEVGVYTPPVWRRFNTSNTYMACYIKDLTTNKETTLRRCP encoded by the coding sequence ATGAGGAAGTTAATAGCGATAACGATGACATTAGTTGCGTTAGGAGGAATTAGCGCATCTCAGGCGGCTAACGTAAAAGAGAATGCTCCGCCAGCACTCACTTACCTTAAGAATCTTCCCAAACAGCCTCTTTCTCCTCAGGAAATAAAAGACCTTATTCATATGAGAGAAGAGGAGAAGTTGGCACGAGATGTTTACCTTACCCTTTCAAAGTATTACCCTCTCCCCGTTTTCAAAAATATCGCAAAGTCGGAAAACTGGCATACAAAAATGATAGCTTTTCTTCTGAAACGCTACAACATTAAAGACCCTGTGAAAGAAGTGGGCGATAAGGTTGGAGTATTTAAGAGCAAGAAAATGCGGGAACTTTACGTTCAGTTAGTCAATCAGGGTAAAAAATCTCTGATTGATGCCCTTAAAGTTGGCGCCACCATAGAAGACCTTGACATTAAAGACCTTGAAGATGCTATTTCAAGAACGGATAACAAAGATATCAAGTTTGTTTATCAGAATCTAATGAAAGGTTCACGAAACCATATGCGAGCTTTTGTGGGTATTCTCAGGAGATTTGGTTTGGACTATACGCCAAAGTACATCTCTAAAGCTGAGTTTGACAGAATTATGTCAACAAAGCACGAAACGGGAGTTTATACAACTTCGGGATACAGTTTGATTAATTCTGCTGAGATTTCCGGTACTGTTGTTGGTGTTAAGCAAGTTCCTGGATACGGTAGGAGAGGTGTAACCTGGTGGGCTGTTGATGTTAAGACCGATAAAGGAGTTGTAGAGGTAAGGCTGGCACCTACCTGGTTCTACAGAAGCTTGGGTGTTAAAGAGGGAGACAAGGTTACTTTTACTGGATTCCAACCTCCTTTCTGGATTATGAAAGGCTTAAACGGTTATATGGCTTGCACGCTGAAGGATGAAAATACCGGAGTTAGTTACGATTTTTCTTGGAGAAGATGGTGTAAGAAAGTTTCAACTTCTTCCACCACCAAGAAAAGATTTAGTGCTGTTAGTAGAAAAACAACTGTTATTAAAGGAATTGTAGCTAAAGTAGAACAGAGGAAAGGTTTAAGAAGACCCATCAACTGGTGGGTTGTGGAAGTGATTACTCCTACCAATGAAAGGTACACAGTCTATTTGTCTCCTGTATGGAGATTGGCTAATCCTGATGTCAAAGTAGGAGATGATGTTGAGGTAGGAGTTTATACACCACCTGTCTGGAGAAGGTTTAACACTTCTAATACCTATATGGCTTGCTATATAAAAGATTTAACTACAAACAAAGAAACTACTTTGAGAAGATGTCCTTAA
- a CDS encoding sensor histidine kinase: protein MKKLLPFSFVLVTLLGVIVANLYLLHKELGDFYNLVIEEETARVKSLVEGTLAGGGDPVEAIASYMQSSKLLKGATFSLEGREIIIPGSDVSDNYYKVTITAEPFKFTLYYDFHYVRELNKHIVYALLSLVVFTLIFIAVLFAILREYYKEKILLENERKEKDKLESINLVIHSILHEVKNRLNAFRLLLYKVEKDCKSLAIDSLKEEIVNLSRYVEETANLRKPLKLVKERVNLKTLVETTVSQFRDLLSSREIEINLSLNNCVVTGDREKLKSVVVDLLKNAVEAIGKNGKIEIVCEKRKNDCILEIRDSAVKPFDKGKIFSPFYSTKKNGFGLGLYNVKRIVEAHGGKVEVFQTKDRTVFRLIFPIS, encoded by the coding sequence ATGAAAAAGTTGCTGCCGTTTTCTTTCGTTTTAGTAACGCTTTTAGGCGTTATTGTTGCTAATCTTTATTTGCTTCATAAGGAGTTGGGGGATTTTTATAACTTGGTTATAGAGGAAGAAACTGCAAGAGTTAAGTCTTTGGTTGAAGGAACGTTGGCAGGAGGAGGAGACCCGGTAGAAGCCATAGCTTCTTATATGCAGAGTTCTAAACTTTTAAAAGGTGCAACCTTTTCTCTTGAAGGTAGGGAAATCATTATTCCAGGTTCTGACGTTTCTGATAACTATTATAAAGTTACTATAACGGCTGAGCCTTTTAAGTTCACTCTCTATTATGATTTCCATTACGTCAGGGAATTAAATAAGCATATCGTTTATGCGTTGCTGTCATTAGTGGTTTTCACTCTCATTTTCATAGCAGTTTTGTTTGCTATTTTGAGGGAATACTATAAGGAAAAAATCCTCCTTGAAAACGAACGAAAAGAAAAAGATAAACTTGAAAGTATAAACTTGGTTATTCACTCCATTCTTCATGAAGTTAAAAACCGCTTGAACGCTTTCAGACTTTTACTCTATAAGGTAGAAAAGGATTGTAAAAGTCTTGCGATTGATTCCCTGAAAGAAGAGATAGTTAACCTTTCAAGATACGTGGAAGAAACGGCGAACTTGAGGAAGCCTTTGAAGCTGGTAAAAGAAAGAGTTAACCTTAAGACCCTTGTTGAAACGACGGTTTCTCAGTTTAGAGATTTATTATCTTCTCGCGAAATAGAAATTAATCTTTCTTTGAACAATTGTGTTGTAACAGGTGATAGAGAAAAATTGAAATCGGTGGTTGTTGACTTACTTAAAAACGCTGTTGAGGCAATAGGAAAGAACGGGAAAATAGAAATTGTATGTGAGAAAAGGAAGAATGACTGTATTCTGGAAATAAGAGATTCTGCGGTTAAACCCTTTGATAAAGGGAAAATATTTTCGCCGTTCTATTCAACGAAGAAAAACGGTTTTGGTTTGGGACTTTATAACGTTAAAAGAATTGTTGAAGCTCACGGGGGAAAAGTTGAGGTCTTTCAAACGAAGGATAGAACGGTTTTTCGTCTGATTTTCCCGATTTCTTGA
- a CDS encoding sigma-54-dependent transcriptional regulator, with the protein MKVLVVEDDDIQRELLKEILKEKGFEVYSCGSAERAYQILDKYLPNVVVTDVRLPGEDGLSFMKKVKELCPNVEVIVVTAFSNVEDAVSAIKEGAFHYVTKPYDPDVLLNLIEKAGQLSQLKSVKPDGREIVYSSKVMEDLLKKASVFAKADAPVLILGESGTGKELIAKFIHKESGRKGKFVSINCAAIPEELFESELFGYEKGAFTGATFSKPGLFVEADGGTLFLDEIGEMPLPLQAKLLRVLQEGEVRPVGGLKPVKVDVKVVAATNRDLKKLVEEGKFREDLYYRLNVLTLEIPPLRERPEDIAELVGYFLKKFGERYGKKIEFEPEALELLLSYDFPGNVRELENLIHRLVIVSDRKISKSNLEEIVGIKEKGKNFSKTLPELVAEFEKELIENALKRANYVQTKAAKLLGIDEKSLRYKRKKYGI; encoded by the coding sequence ATGAAGGTTTTAGTCGTTGAAGATGATGATATTCAGAGAGAACTACTTAAAGAAATATTAAAGGAGAAAGGGTTTGAAGTTTATTCTTGCGGAAGTGCAGAAAGGGCTTACCAGATTTTGGATAAATATCTTCCTAACGTAGTTGTTACGGACGTTCGGTTGCCTGGAGAAGATGGTCTTTCTTTTATGAAGAAAGTAAAGGAGCTTTGTCCTAACGTTGAAGTAATAGTTGTTACTGCTTTTAGTAACGTTGAAGATGCCGTTTCTGCTATTAAAGAGGGAGCATTCCACTACGTCACAAAACCTTACGACCCAGATGTTTTACTTAACCTTATAGAGAAGGCAGGGCAGCTGTCCCAACTTAAAAGCGTTAAACCGGACGGCAGAGAGATTGTTTATTCCTCCAAAGTAATGGAAGACCTGCTTAAGAAAGCTTCTGTTTTTGCCAAAGCCGATGCTCCTGTTCTTATTTTAGGTGAAAGTGGAACAGGAAAGGAATTGATAGCCAAGTTTATTCATAAAGAGAGTGGAAGAAAAGGTAAGTTCGTTTCAATCAACTGTGCTGCCATTCCGGAAGAGCTGTTTGAAAGTGAATTGTTTGGATACGAGAAGGGAGCGTTTACCGGAGCTACGTTTAGTAAACCTGGACTTTTTGTTGAGGCTGATGGCGGAACGCTGTTTCTTGATGAAATAGGTGAAATGCCGCTACCTCTTCAAGCTAAGCTTTTGAGAGTTTTACAGGAAGGGGAAGTAAGACCGGTAGGTGGCTTGAAGCCTGTTAAAGTTGACGTTAAGGTTGTTGCAGCTACCAACAGGGATTTAAAGAAGTTGGTTGAGGAAGGAAAGTTCAGAGAAGACCTTTACTATAGATTGAACGTTCTTACTTTGGAGATTCCGCCGTTAAGGGAGAGACCGGAAGATATTGCAGAGCTTGTGGGTTATTTTTTGAAGAAGTTTGGAGAGAGGTACGGTAAAAAGATAGAGTTTGAGCCGGAAGCTTTGGAACTTCTTCTTTCGTACGACTTTCCAGGTAACGTAAGAGAGCTTGAAAACCTTATTCATAGGCTTGTTATAGTTTCTGATAGAAAAATTTCTAAAAGCAATCTTGAGGAAATTGTAGGAATTAAGGAGAAGGGTAAAAATTTTTCAAAGACTTTACCGGAATTGGTTGCAGAATTTGAAAAAGAATTGATAGAAAACGCCCTGAAGAGAGCTAATTACGTTCAGACGAAAGCTGCTAAGTTGCTCGGAATAGATGAGAAATCTTTGAGGTATAAGAGGAAAAAGTACGGGATATGA
- a CDS encoding LpxI family protein, which translates to MSNLGLLAGKGELPLEFLKSAKEKGYSVTVFALEGITSPSVEEYAGNVFWIKPFKLGKFLSLLKKSEVKNLAILGKVEHRNALSLTGFDFKALSFILSLKDRKPETIIRGIIEEIEKAGVKVIDPTPFLSHLLQPSGVLVGDLEESLKRDMELGMKVAKEIASLDVGQTVVVKDGTVIAVEGIEGTDECIKRGAELSGGGFVVCKAARRRQDMRIDVPTIGKNTVELIGKLGGKALIFEAEKTYLLDKEKIINSAKTFGVTVVGV; encoded by the coding sequence GTGAGTAATTTAGGTTTACTTGCAGGAAAAGGAGAACTGCCTTTAGAGTTTTTAAAATCCGCAAAAGAGAAAGGATATTCTGTTACCGTCTTTGCCCTTGAAGGTATAACTTCCCCTTCTGTTGAAGAGTATGCAGGGAATGTATTCTGGATAAAGCCTTTTAAGTTAGGAAAGTTCCTCTCTCTACTGAAAAAATCGGAAGTTAAAAATTTGGCTATTTTGGGAAAGGTTGAGCACAGAAATGCTCTTTCTCTGACAGGTTTTGATTTTAAAGCTCTTTCTTTCATTCTGTCCTTAAAAGACAGGAAACCGGAAACTATAATAAGAGGAATCATTGAAGAAATAGAAAAAGCTGGTGTAAAAGTTATTGACCCCACTCCATTTCTTTCTCATCTCCTTCAACCTTCCGGTGTTTTGGTGGGGGATTTAGAGGAAAGCTTAAAACGTGATATGGAATTGGGAATGAAAGTAGCTAAGGAAATCGCCTCTTTAGATGTCGGACAAACGGTTGTAGTTAAAGATGGAACTGTTATTGCCGTTGAAGGGATTGAAGGAACCGATGAGTGTATAAAGAGAGGTGCAGAACTTTCCGGTGGTGGTTTTGTCGTCTGCAAGGCTGCAAGGAGAAGACAGGATATGAGGATAGATGTTCCGACAATCGGAAAGAACACTGTTGAATTGATAGGAAAGTTGGGAGGGAAAGCTTTAATTTTTGAGGCAGAGAAAACGTACCTCCTTGATAAAGAAAAAATAATCAACTCTGCGAAAACTTTTGGCGTAACGGTTGTTGGAGTTTAA
- the nusB gene encoding transcription antitermination factor NusB, with protein MTNKEKRKAREHAYLMMYQWDLSKLQPEEVISNYWEDKKEEKEVVEKANNLFLNTVKSLKNVDAEISKHLKKGWFISRLLPMDRSILRVAAYELLNGSFSPPAAVINDAVDLAKVYGEDVKSPAFINAVLDKIRREGSE; from the coding sequence ATGACCAACAAGGAGAAGAGGAAGGCGAGAGAACACGCTTACCTGATGATGTATCAGTGGGATTTAAGTAAACTTCAGCCTGAAGAGGTTATCTCCAACTATTGGGAAGATAAAAAAGAGGAAAAAGAAGTTGTTGAAAAGGCTAACAATTTGTTTTTGAATACTGTTAAATCTCTTAAAAACGTTGATGCTGAGATTTCAAAGCATTTAAAGAAGGGTTGGTTCATTTCAAGGCTTTTACCTATGGATAGGTCAATTTTAAGAGTTGCCGCTTATGAACTTTTAAACGGCTCTTTTTCTCCGCCTGCTGCAGTGATTAACGATGCTGTTGACCTTGCGAAAGTTTACGGAGAAGATGTAAAGTCTCCAGCTTTTATTAATGCAGTTTTAGATAAGATTAGAAGGGAAGGTAGTGAGTAA